A genomic stretch from Malus domestica chromosome 15, GDT2T_hap1 includes:
- the LOC103455848 gene encoding homeobox protein knotted-1-like 2, translated as MEDYNNQMDHESSGGRGNFLYASPNLGGNYGRAASDHQMGINTFHLQSSGGGGGGGSGDQCNFQSPGTHPINVKTEATTSQHGHQKFQYNNNNNSHLVSSSRGHQPVVHQLQNNFDLLNDDHSLSSNEVEAIKAKIIAHPQYSNLLEAYMDCQRVGAPSDVVARLSVARQEFEARQRSSGTSRETSKDPELDQFMEAYYDMLVKYREELTRPIQEAMDFMRRIETQLNMLGNNNNAPPLRIFSPSEDKCEGIGSSEEEQENSGGETEVPEIDPRAEDRELKNHLLRKYSGYLSSLKQELSKKKKKGKLPKDARQKLLSWWELHYKWPYPSESEKVALAESTGLDQKQINNWFINQRKRHWKPSEDMQFMVMDGLHPQNAALYMDGHYIGDGHYRLGP; from the exons atggaagactACAACAATCAAATGGATCATGAGAGTTCGGGTGGTAGGGGAAACTTCCTCTACGCCTCACCAAACCTTGGAGGAAATTATGGGAGAGCTGCAAGTGATCATCAGATGGGGATCAACACCTTTCATCTTCAGTCAAGCGGCGGTGGAGGCGGCGGCGGCAGTGGTGATCAGTGTAATTTTCAGTCTCCAGGAACACACCCAATTAATGTGAAGACCGAAGCCACCACATCACAACATGGCCACCAAAAATTtcagtacaacaacaacaataatagtCATCTTGTTTCTTCATCAAGAGGGCACCAACCAGTTGTTCATCAGCTACAGAATAATTTTGATCTTCTAAACGACGATCACAGCCTGAGCTCCAAcgaagttgaagccatcaaagCCAAGATCATCGCCCACCCTCAGTACTCTAACCTCTTGGAAGCTTACATGGATTGCCAAAGG GTGGGAGCTCCGTCTGATGTTGTGGCTCGGCTCTCAGTTGCTAGGCAAGAGTTTGAGGCACGACAGCGGTCTTCAGGGACTTCAAGAGAGACTTCAAAAGACCCAGAACTGGATCAGTTCATG GAAGCTTACTACGATATGCTGGTGAAATATCGTGAAGAACTAACAAGGCCAATACAAGAAGCCATGGATTTCATGAGGAGGATTGAAACTCAGCTTAACATGCTtggaaataataataatgctcCTCCTCTTCGAATCTTCTCACCCTCTG AGGACAAGTGTGAAGGAATTGGTTCATCTGAAGAGGAGCAGGAGAATAGTGGTGGAGAAACAGAAGTGCCTGAGATTGATCCAAGAGCTGAAGACAGAGAGCTCAAGAATCACCTGCTGAGAAAGTATAGTGGTTACTTAAGTAGCCTGAAGCAAGAGCTttccaagaaaaagaagaaagggaaATTGCCCAAAGATGCCAGGCAGAAGCTCCTTAGTTGGTGGGAGCTACATTACAAGTGGCCATATCCTTCG GAATCGGAGAAGGTGGCATTGGCGGAGTCTACGGGTTTGGATCagaaacaaataaacaattGGTTCATAAATCAAAGGAAGAGGCACTGGAAGCCTTCCGAGGACATGCAGTTTATGGTGATGGATGGCCTACACCCACAGAATGCAGCCCTCTATATGGATGGACACTACATAGGTGACGGTCACTACCGTCTCGGTCCATGA
- the LOC103455849 gene encoding homeobox-leucine zipper protein HAT9-like — translation MGFDHEACNTGLGLSLGCQANPDHHTNLQAFDLDHQKKKKIQLKYDHLLPALTLGPSSGDSKIEAAESDDHLHQVVHVQAQEQVSSPCSGAVSSFSNSSSFKRDRDMGVEEIEGEEERVVNITTSSRVSDELYDQDHEGSPRKKLRLTKEQSSTLEDSFREHTTLIPKQKQELARKLNLRPRQVEVWFQNRRARTKLKQTEADFELLKQCCETLKEENRRLHKELQELKSMKQTATAAAPFYMQFPTATLTMCPSCEKICNGGDHHNHNHNNGSSTSPFLIGSNKTHLIFNPYSTHPSTAC, via the exons ATGGGTTTTGATCATGAAGCTTGTAACACTGGCCTTGGACTCAGCCTAGGTTGTCAAGCTAATCCAGATCATCATACAAATTTGCAGGCTTTCGATCTCGATcaccaaaagaagaagaaaatacagTTGAAATACGATCACCTATTGCCGGCTCTAACCCTAGGTCCATCATCCGGGGATTCGAAGATTGAGGCCGCCGAATCAGATGATCATTTGCACCAAGTAGTACATGTGCAAGCACAAGAACAGGTCTCTTCTCCCTGCAGCGGCGCCGTTTCGTCGTTCTCCAACTCATCTAGTTTCAAGAGGGACAGAGATATGGGTGTTGAAGAGATAgagggagaagaagagagagtagTGAATATCACTACTTCATCAAGAGTAAGCGATGAATTATATGATCAAGATCATGAGGGCAGTCCCAGAAAGAAACTCAGACTTACAAAAGAACAATCTTCCACTTTAGAAGACAGCTTCAGAGAACACACTACTCTCATTCCA aaacaaaagcaagaaCTAGCAAGAAAGCTAAATCTACGCCCGCGACAAGTTGAAGTCTGGTTCCAAAACAGGAGGGCCAG GACCAAGCTGAAGCAAACAGAAGCAGATTTCGAGTTGTTGAAGCAATGTTGTGAAACATTGAAAGAAGAGAACAGAAGGCTACACAAGGAGCTGCAAGAGCTCAAATCAATGAAACAAacagcaacagcagcagcacCCTTTTACATGCAGTTTCCAACTGCCACTCTCACCATGTGTCCCTCCTGTGAGAAAATCTGCAACGGCGGCGATCATCATAATCATAATCATAACAACGGGTCATCGACGAGTCCATTCTTAATCGGATCGAATAAGACTCACTTGATCTTCAACCCCTACAGTACTCATCCATCTACAGCTTGCTAG
- the LOC103455852 gene encoding branched-chain-amino-acid aminotransferase 2, chloroplastic-like: MIQRTIRFHKLVRSLGVASSLSPSSKNLGVYRCFGTVASPNAEQASDPFEYSYDLDKHEYADVDWDNLGFGLVQTDYMYVMKCSNDGKFEQGQLRRYGNIELNPAAGVLNYGQAIYEGTKAHRKKDGNLLLFRPDQNAMRMKIGAERMCMPSLSVDQFIDAVKQTAQANKRWVPPPGKGSLYIRPLLLGSGPILGLAPSPEYTFLTYASPVRNYFKEGSAPLNVYVEEEYDRASRGGAGGVKTITNYAPVLKALTRAKSKGFSDVLYLDSVHNKNLEEVSSCNIFIVKGNVISTPATSGTILSGVTRRSIIEIARDHGYQVEERVIPVEELSEADEVFCTGTAVGVAPVGSITYQGKRMEYKTGAGTACPQLYSTLVGIQTGQIGDKKGWIVEIG, from the exons ATGATTCAAAGGACGATAAGGTTTCATAAGTTGGTTCGATCTCTTGGAGTTGCTTCTTCATTATCTCCGTCGTCCAAG AATCTTGGAGTTTACCGTTGCTTCGGAACTGTAGCTTCACCGAATGCAGAACAAGCAAGTGATCCATTTGAATACAG CTATGATCTTGATAAGCATGAGTATGCTGATGTGGATTGGGATAATCTAGGGTTTGGTTTAGTGCAAACTGATTACATGTACGTTATGAAATGTTCCAACGACGGGAAATTTGAACAAGGCCAACTTAGGCGTTATGGAAATATTGAACTTAACCCTGCTGCTGGAGTTTTAAATTATGGACAG GCAATATATGAAGGCACAAAAGCACACAGGAAGAAAGATGGGAATCTCCTTCTTTTTCGTCCAGACCAGAACGCAATGCGGATGAAGATTGGCGCAGAAAGAATGTGCATGCCCTCACTGTCGGTTGATCAATTCATTGATGCCGTGAAGCAAACTGCTCAAGCAAACAAGCGTTGG GTTCCTCCTCCAGGCAAAGGGTCTTTGTATATTAGGCCTCTACTTCTAGGAAGTGGCCCCATATTAGGCTTGGCACCGTCACCTGAGTACACATTCCTTACATATGCTTCcccggtcagaaattatttcaaG GAGGGCTCTGCACCCTTGAACGTATATGTGGAGGAGGAGTACGATCGTGCCTCTCGTGGCGGAGCTGGAGGTGTCAAAACCATTACCAATTATGCCCCG GTTTTGAAGGCACTAACCAGAGCAAAAAGCAAGGGATTTTCGGATGTTCTATATCTCGATTCAGTACATAACAAAAATCTGGAGGAGGTCTCTTCTTGCAACATTTTTATTGTGAAAGGCAACGTGATTTCAACTCCTGCCACATCGGGGACTATTCTTTCGGGAGTTACTCGAAGAAGTATTATTGAAATTGCTCGTGATCATGGTTACCAG GTTGAGGAACGAGTTATTCCGGTGGAAGAATTGAGTGAAGCCGATGAAGTGTTCTGCACTGGAACTGCTGTTGGTGTTGCTCCTGTGGGCAGCATTACATATCAAGGCAAAAG GATGGAGTACAAAACGGGAGCTGGGACTGCATGTCCACAACTTTACTCAACCCTAGTAGGAATTCAAACGGGACAGATTGGGGATAAGAAAGGCTGGATTGTGGAAATTGGCTGA
- the LOC103400117 gene encoding uncharacterized protein, protein MANDANEALRSAKLHIEEIRTKKFSIGKKEANPLTLDLHHAVTSLSAELYQKDIHFLMELIQNAEDNEYKEGVEPTLEFVLTKKDITGSGAPATLLVFNNEVGFSRKNMDSICSIGRSTKKGKRRQGFIGEKGIGFKSVFLVSSRPHIFSNGYQVSFMEEPNQDCGIGYIVPEWVSGKPNLSSIWEVYGFNKILPTTTFILPLKPDKVEAVRVQLSELHPELLLFLSKIKRIYVRGCDPQEADDVSTISIFSETEHVNLSDKGANSLVVQLSAKEKKCDTDELCKYYLWRESFPVKPGNRVNTRMDVEEWVITLAFPFGERLRRGTSSVGVFSFLPTAMVTNLPFVIQADFILASSRESILLDDVWNLGILECVPSAFVNAFQSCVRELSLFPSPGQAFEFLPAQASPIPTFDDLRESIRIKLEGLQIVPCQMLSGRNCLFLQPKHAVRILPKFRALVLQMKSEGAFSSGSPLLKRVLHSSLDLEKYSAVLYFLGVVWASGHWYTECIRSCNLLMVSDDVYIDLLDFIADNEVMTSKHISVIPLIKYINREGNLQLCTITQTAKAESKIQYAEETEVHTWLNKCNMEFGCPDNMYFLPDNVQKALLDNQRSVAREKKSRHGIKSSVCNWLCNYPRVKSCTAYDYAVFLCNHVNKEPGLALTLANFLYHAHKKSFLNDYETSYICRSFPLVDGADRVRMQRTVTLVPASGSKWVKLFGSQNPFVEQNYVDIGNAYAKSSMFLGDSVLEKELLNFIEKHCKAMDLPELSPPDVVLEKASHELSSEQAFLLLDWIRLLRTKGSSLPTKFIESIRGGKWMKTYSGYSSPRKAILPDEAGKSILDMMKHVLKDVCIIDLEFYMNRINLYQDELKFLGVGHGSYDVRKLVTNCLKSLASPQMSKDCAFSLLNFISFCRGRNVIDKDWLTVMKEKKWLKTHQGYSAPKGTILLPSEIEVETCLKITNLPIVDETFYGSRLSCFISELTLLGVACGLEEVQKSIAENMNLTSNLSSMTGSCGLLILKCIRCLGSRAAGLINRIKCQPWMKTNLGFKSPSETALPGSQWGSLFTALQVPAIDAQYYGDAITHFVEELNALEVVVDDSGASKMIAVQFNSLDVTARLHPGTESNYVFIVP, encoded by the exons ATGGCAAACGACGCAAATGAAGCTTTACGTTCCGCTAAACTTCACATAGAAGAGATTAGGACCAAAAAGTTCTCAATAGGGAAGAAAGAAGCAAACCCTTTGACTCTCGATCTTCACCATGCCGTCACTAGTCTCTCTGCCGAGCTTTACCAGAAGGACATCCATTTTCTCATGGAGCTCATACAG AATGCAGAAGACAATGAATACAAAGAAGGGGTGGAACCAACATTGGAATTTGTGCTGACAAAGAAGGACATAACTGGGAGTGGAGCACCAGCTACTCTGCTTGTTTTTAATAACGAGGTTGGCTTTTCCAGGAAGAATATGGACTCGATTTGCAGCATAGGCCGTTCCACAAAGAAGGGAAAGAGACGGCAGGGATTTATTGGAGAAAAGG GTATTGGATTTAAAAGTGTATTCCTTGTGAGTTCACGGCCTCATATATTTAGCAACGGATATCAGGTCAGTTTTATGGAAGAACCAAATCAAGATTGTGGTATTGGTTATATAGTTCCTGAATGGGTTAGTGGAAAGCCAAATTTATCAAGTATATGGGAGGTGTATGGTTTCAACAAAATCTTGCCAACAACTACGTTTATTCTTCCTCTAAAGCCTGACAAGGTAGAAGCTGTGAGAGTGCAGCTGTCAGAGCTGCACCCAGAGCTTCTCCTGTTCTTATCCAAGATAAAGCGCATATACGTACGTGGATGTGATCCACAAGAAGCTGATGATGTCTCCACAATCTCTATATTCAGTGAGACTGAGCATGTGAACTTGAGTGATAAAGGAGCCAATTCACTTGTTGTTCAACTTTCtgcgaaagaaaaaaaatgtgataCTGATGAGTTGTGCAAGTATTATTTGTGGAGAGAGTCATTTCCAGTAAAACCGGGCAATAGAGTTAATACAAGGATGGATGTGGAGGAATGGGTCATCACCCTTGCTTTCCCATTTGGAGAAAGACTGAGAAGGGGAACGTCGTCTGTTGGTGTATTTTCTTTCCTGCCGACTGCAATGGTCACCAACCTCCCCTTTGTAATTCAAGCTGATTTCATTCTTGCTTCTTCACGAGAATCTATTCTGTTGGATGATGTCTGGAACTTGGGAATACTTGAATGTGTGCCATCCGCCTTTGTGAATGCCTTCCAGTCATGTGTGAGAGAGCTCTCCCTCTTTCCTTCACCTGGTCAGGCATTTGAGTTCTTACCTGCTCAAGCTTCTCCGATTCCCACATTTGACGACTTAAGGGAGTCTATTAGAATTAAATTGGAAGGTTTACAGATAGTGCCTTGTCAAATGCTTTCTGGCAGGAATTGTTTGTTCCTGCAGCCTAAACATGCAGTTCGGATCTTGCCAAAATTTAGGGCCCTAGTGCTTCAAATGAAAAGTGAAGGGGCTTTTTCAAGTGGTTCACCTTTATTGAAGAGGGTCTTGCATTCGTCTCTGGACCTTGAAAAATACAGTGCAGTTCTGTACTTTCTAGGTGTGGTATGGGCTAGTGGTCATTGGTACACAGAATGCATCAGATCCTGCAATCTTCTGATGGTATCTGATGATGTCTACATTGATCTGCTTGATTTTATTGCTGACAATGAGGTAATGACGTCAAAGCATATTTCGGTCATACCTCTTATTAAATACATCAATCGGGAAGGCAATTTGCAATTGTGTACAATTACCCAAACCGCAAAGGCGGAGTCCAAGATTCAGTATGCTGAGGAGACGGAAGTTCATACATGGCTGAACAAATGCAATATGGAGTTTGGATGTCCTGATAATATGTATTTCTTGCCAGATAATGTACAAAAAGCTCTTTTAGATAATCAGAGAAGTGTTGCCAGAGAGAAAAAATCAAGGCACGGGATAAAATCTTCTGTCTGCAATTGGCTTTGCAACTATCCAAGAGTGAAATCTTGTACAGCATATGATTATGCTGTATTTCTTTGCAATCATGTAAACAAGGAGCCAGGTCTTGCACTTACCCTTGCTAATTTCCTTTATCATGCGCACAAGAAATCCTTCCTTAATGATTATGAGACTTCTTATATTTGTAGAAGTTTCCCGCTTGTTGATGGAGCTGACCGTGTCAGAATGCAAAGAACTGTTACTCTTGTCCCTGCATCAGGTAGCAAATGGGTGAAGTTGTTTGGTTCCCAGAATCCATTTGTAGAACAGAACTATGTTGATATAGGGAATGCTTACGCAAAAAGTAGTATGTTTTTGGGAGACTCGGTGCTTGAGAAGGAGCTTCTTAATTTTATTGAAAAGCACTGTAAAGCTATGGACTTACCCGAGTTGTCTCCTCCAGATGTGGTTTTAGAGAAAGCATCTCATGAACTATCTAGTGAGCAGGCCTTTTTGCTGCTTGATTGGATCAGATTACTCCGGACTAAGGGTTCATCTCTTCCGACAAAGTTCATTGAAAGCATTCGAGGTGGTAAGTGGATGAAGACATACTCAGGTTATAGTTCCCCAAGAAAGGCCATTCTTCCAGATGAAGCAGGTAAATCTATTCTTGATATGATGAAGCATGTTCTGAAGGATGTCTGTATTATAGACCTGGAATTTTACATGAATCGGATCAATCTTTATCAAGATGAATTGAAATTTCTTGGTGTCGGGCATGGATCATATGATGTGAGGAAGCTGGTTACTAATTGCTTAAAGTCTCTTGCTTCTCCTCAAATGAGCAAAGACTGCgcattttctttgttgaatttcATTAGTTTCTGTAGAGGGAGGAATGTGATTGACAAGGATTGGTTGACTGTtatgaaggagaagaagtggCTGAAGACTCATCAGGGTTATAGTGCTCCAAAGGGAACTATTCTTTTGCCGTCTGAGATAGAAGTGGAAACCTGTTTGAAAATCACAAATCTTCCAATTGTTGATGAAACATTCTATGGAAGCAGATTAAGTTGTTTCATATCTGAGTTAACGCTACTTGGAGTTGCATGTGGTCTTGAGGAGGTGCAGAAATCGATTGCAGAGAATATGAATTTAACATCAAATCTGTCATCCATGACTGGTAGTTGTGGTTTGTTGATTCTTAAGTGTATCAGATGCTTGGGGTCTAGGGCTGCAGGCTTAATTAACAGGATTAAATGTCAACCTTGGATGAagacaaatttgggttttaaaagcCCTTCAGAAACGGCTCTTCCTGGTTCCCAATGGGGTTCTTTGTTCACTGCTCTCCAGGTTCCTGCCATAGATGCACAGTATTATGGGGATGCAATTACACATTTTGTTGAGGAGTTGAATGCCTTGGAAGTTGTAGTTGATGATTCTGGAGCATCTAAGATGATTGCTGTCCAATTTAATTCCCTAGATGTCACTGCTAGGTTGCATCCGGGAACTGAGTCAAACTATGTCTTTATCGTCCCCTGA